CCAGAAAGGTGGCGAAGGCGAAGATCTGGAAGACGATCAGCCAGCCGTTGGTGGCCTGCCAGCCGACAATAGACTGAAACGAGGCGCTGCCCACCAGCATCAGCAGGCCGAGGATGCTCAGGCCCATGCCAAGTTCGTAGGAGATGATCTGCGCCGCGCTGCGGAGGCCGCCCAGCAGCGGGTACTTGGACCCCGAAGCCCAGCCACCCAGAAAGATGCCGTAGACGCCCATGCTGGTGATCGCCAGCAGACCGATCACGCCCACGTCCAGGCTATAGACCCAGGGATCGAGGCCGAAGAAACTCCCGGCGGGACCAGCCGGAATGCCCCCGAAGGCGGTCAGGGCGCAGGTGATGGCGATCAGCGGCGCGAGGGTGTAGACCATCTGATCGGCCTTGGTGATGCGCAAGTCTTCCTTGAAGATGCTCTTGATGGCGTCAGCCAGCGGTTGCAGCAGGCCCAGCGGCCCGACGCGGTTGGGACCCCAGCGAATCTGCATGCGGGCCAGCAGTCGGCGCTCGACCAGGGTCATGTAGGCGAAGGTGGTCAGCAGGGCCAGGGCCACCAGCACGCCCTTCACCACCGTCCACAGCAGATCGAGCCACCAGGCAGTGTCGGGCATCAGTCGTCACCCGCCACAAACGGGGAGGCCATCGGCAGTTCAATCATTCCGGCGCTGTAGACAGGGTCGCTGCGTTTCATGCCTTCCTTCCAGAGTTGCGGGGTGTACGGAGCGGCGGGGGCGTCGTAGCGCATGCCCAACGGGGCGATCAGGCCATGAATGGGCAACTCGGCCACGTTCACGCCCAGCCGCTCGCTGAGCAGGGTCTGGGCGCTGCGAACACCGCGAATGCCGAGCTTCACGTCCAGCGCCTCGGCCACGATGCCCAGAGCGCGGATCAGGTCGGCAGCCTCGCCGTTCTTCAGGGCCGCCGGACGCAGCGGCAGCAGGCGGCCTTCCAGATTGACCGTCGTGCCGCGCTTCTCGTAGTTGGTGACGGCGGGCAGCACCACGTCGGCCTGCTGCGCGGTGGCGGTCAGGTGGGTGTCGTGGGCAATAAGGAAGCGTGGGCGGGTCTGTCCTTCAGCAATCGGATCAAGGCGGCTGACCAGTGCCACCCGCGCCTGTGAGAGCTGGTCGTAGCGCAGGCCACCCGAACGCGGCACCAGATTCAGCGAGGCCAGTCCACGCGCGTTGGCTCCAGCAGGCAAGGCCAGCACCTTCGTTTTGGTGCGCTGGGTGAGGGTTTGCAGGGCGCTGCGGGCCGCGCCGCTGAGACTCGCCAGAGCTTCCGCTCCCAGAATCAGGACCGGGCGCTCGGCCTTGTTCAGCAGGTCAGCGGCAGCTTTGACAGCGGCGTTATCTGAGCTGCCCGTCAGTCCGGCCAAGGCGGTGGCGGCGTCCAGCTGGGCTGAAAACCCGGCCTGCTCGCTGAGACGGCTGGGTTTGCTGGAGATGACCGCCAGCTTCTCGCGCTTGCGGGCGGGGCGCTCCACCAATCTGAGATCGGCAATCGCGGTGCCGTGATGAAATTCAGCGGGCAGAATGCCGCCGCGCAACATTTCCAGAATGCGGAGTTCCAGAATCGGCGCTTCCTCGCCCAGATCGGCACCCAGCACCACCACGCCGTCCGACTGCGCGACTTCGGTCAGGGTCGGCGTATCGGCCCCGTAGCCCGGCTGGCGCGGCCAGTGATCCACGCTCGCCAGTCCAGCCAGGCCCGCGAAGGCCTCGGCGGCAATGCCCTCTTCCAGGGTGGAATCGGCATTGAGAAAGACGGCGAGGTCGTAGGCGTCCAGGCCAGCCATCCCAGCACGAATGGCGTCCACCGCCTGATCCCAGGTGGCGGTCACGAGTTGGCCGTCTTCGTTGCGAATCATCGGCGTGGTCAGACGGTTCTCGGAGGCAAAAACGTGCCCGAAGCGGCCCGCGTCGCAGATCCAGGCCTCGTTGACCTCGCGGTTTTCACCGGCCACGATGCGCTCCAGGCTGCCGTTGCGGGCGTCCACCGTGATGGAGCAGCCCACCGGGCACAGCGTGCAGGTGGTGTGGGTGTGGTCGTATTCCCAGTTGCGGCCCCGGAAGCGGGCCACGTTGTCGAGGAGCGCTCCCACCGGGCAGATATCGGTGATGTTGCCCTGAAAGCCGAGGGGCAGGCCGCCCTCCGCCGTATCAATAAAGGTATAGCTGCTGCGCTCAATGAAGTCCAGAACTTCCTGGCCAGGGACTTCCTCGAAGTAACGAACGCAGCGCTTGCAGTGAATGCAGCGTTCCTGATCAAGAATCACGTAATCGGACAAGGGATAGTGCTTCTCGGCGTGGCGTCGATCAAAGCCGAAGCGGGACGCGCCGTAGCCGTATTCAAAGGCACGGTCTTGCAATTCACAGGCCCCGCCCTTGTCGCACGTCGGACAATCCAGCGGGTGATTGAGCAGCGTGAACTCCATCATGCCCGCCTGCGACTTGGCGACCACTTCGGACGTGGCGGCAGTTTTGATCTGCATGCCCTCGGTGGCCATCATGGTGCAGGCAGCCATCGGCTTGGGGAACCAGAAGATTTTGGGGGTGGCCGCGTCGCCCTCACCTTCCATGATGAAGCTGCCGTCCGGGTTCTTGCGCGGGCTGCCGGACTCGATCAGGCACATCCGGCACGCGCCGACAGGTGAGAGGTAAGGATGGGCGCAGAAATACGGCACGTCCTTGCCCGCCTGAAACACCGCGTCAATGGCGGAGGTTCCAGCGGGGAGGTCTAAGGAGTGGCCGTCAACGGTGACTTTCATGGGGTGCCTCCGGCGGCGGGTGTGGTGAAGCTGTTCTGGTTGCTCCTCACGCTTGCCGCCACCTTTTGCGGGCCGGATAAATCGGCTTGCCGGTGTTGGCCAGCGCGTCATACTCGTCGCGGAAGAGCTTGATGCTGCTCATGACCGAACTCAGACAGGCGTCAGCCAGCGCGCAGAACGAGCGCCCGCCGATGTTGTCGCACATGTCCAGAATCAGTTGCACGTCACCGGGCTGACCCTGACCGCGCACCTGTTTTTCGTACATGCGGACCATCCAACTGCCGATGCCCTCGCGGCAGGGCGTGCACTTGCCGCAGGATTCGTGGGCGTAGAAGCGCACGATGTTCCAGGTCGCGTCCACGATGCAGTCGGCCTTCGGAATCAGTGTGACGCCCCCAGTACCCAGCGAACTGCCAGCGGCGGCCAGCGCCTCGTAGTCCATCCCAGTATCCAGAATGGCCTCGGTCCAGGGCAGCATATTGCAGCTCACGCCGCCAGGAATGATGGCCTTGATCGCTTCGGTGGGGCCGCCTGCCCAGTCGTAGATCAGCTCACGGAAGGGCGTTCCCAGCGGCAATTCGTAGATGCCGGGCCGGGCCACGGGACCGGAAATCTGAAAGAGCTTGGTGCCCTTGGATTTCTCGGTGCCCATGCCCGCGTGCCACTCCCAGCCGTATTTCAGAATCTGGGTGGCGGCGCAGAAGGTCTCCACGTTGTTGATGGTGGTGGGCAGTCCGTAGAGGCCCGAAGCGGCGGGGAACGGCGGCTTGAGGCGCGGATTGGCCCGCAATCCTTCCAGACTATTCATCAGCGCGGTTTCCTCGCCGCAGATGTATGCGCCCGCGCCTGTATGAACTTGAAGATCAAAGTCAAAGCCGCTGCCCAGAATATTTTTGCCGAGAAAGCCCTGCGCCCGCGCTTCGTGAATGGCGGCCCAGATGCGCTCGGCGGCCAGCACGTACTCGCCCCGGATATAGATATAGCCGAGGCTGGCCCGCATGGCGAAACCGCCGATGATCATGCCTTCAATCAGTTGGTGGGGGTCTTCGGACATCAAATATCGGTCTTTGAAGGTGCCGGGTTCCGACTCGTCGGCATTGCACAGAATCAGGTGCGGCTTGCCATCGTTGAGCGGCATGAACGACCACTTGAGGCCGGTGGCAAACCCAGCCCCGCCGCGTCCACGCAGGCCAGATTTCTTAACCTCATCAATGACCGCGTCGTTGCCGATGGCAAAGGCCCGCTGCACTGCCTGGTAGCCGCCGGAGCGCAGGTAGGTACTGAGTGTCCAGCTTTCCAGTTGCCCGACGTTGGCATACAGGGTGGGCGCAAAACGTGGGTCCTTGGCGCTGATGATCGGCCTGGGGGGAGCGATGGTCATGATGGGTTCCCGTTCGACGGTGCTTGAGTGGTCAGCGGGTAGAGAACATCGGTGCTGCCGCCCGCCGACTCGCCGCTAGAGAGGTATTGATGCCCGTCTCCGGACACCATCACTGGCACCGGATGATGGTCGGGCGCGAGGGGCTGGCCCGCCCGCATAGCGGCGATCAGCGTGTCGCAGCGGGCGCGGCTGATCTCCTCGTAGTAGCCTTCATCGTTGAGCTGAATCACAGGCGCAGTGCCGCAACTGCCCAGGCACTCCACCTTCTGCACACTGAACATTCCGCCCGGCGTGACCTCGCCCGGCTGCACATCCAGCGTCTCGACGAGATAGTCCCACAGTTCGTCACTTCCGGCCAGGGCACACATCAGCGTGGAGCAGACCTGAAGGTGGTACTTGCCAGTGGGGAGGGTGTGGTAGGTGGAATAAAAGCTCATGACGCTGCGGACTTCGGTGGCGGTGGTGCCGATCAGCACGGCGACTTCGTTCATCCTTGATTCGTGGATGAAGCCCTCGGCGTCCTGCACCTCGCGCAGCAGCGGCATCAACGCCGAGCGCTTGCCCTGCGGTGAGTCGGGGTAGCGGCTGAAAATGTCGGCCACCAGTTCGGGCTTGTCGTCAAAGTAGTTGCGGTCAATTTGGGTCACGTCATTCTCTCCAGATCGGCCAGGTGGCCCTTTCCAGCGCGGCCATCTGCTCGGCGCTGTGCCCGCCCTGCCTCAGCAGCGTCATGAGCTGGCCCCGGTGGTGGGCGTCGTGAACGAGGGTGTGCTGCAAAAAGTGAACCGGATGGCTCTCGTACTGGCCCACAAACGCCCGGTGTTCGCTGAGCGCAGCCTCTACAGCGGCCAGCACAGCGGCGTCACTCTCGGTGAAGGCCCGGCGCAGTTCGGCGAGATCACGGGTGACCAGCGTATTGTTCGGCCCCAGCTCGAAGTCAATCGCGTCGGCGTGGGCAGGTGAGATTTCACTTAGCCAGTCCTTGCGGAAGCCCGCCATGTGTGCCAGTTGCGCAGCGACGCTCATGCCGCCCTGCCCGTAGGAGATGTTCAGATCGGCGTCGGAGAGGTGGTCCAGCACGGCAGTATTGACCCTGGCGTTACGCCGGAAGGATTCCAGAATCAGTTCAGGTACACTCACCGATCCACGTCTCCCAGCACCGGATCAATCGTCGCCAGCACAGTAATCAGGTCGGCAAATTGCCCACCCACGCAGGCATATTCCAGGGCCTGAAGGTTGACGAAACTCGGAGCCCGAATCTTGACCCGGTACGGCATGGAGCCGCCGTCGGAGATGATGTAGTAACCGACCTCGCCGCGCGCGGTCTCAACGGGCACATAGACCTCGCCAATCGGCGGGTGGAAGCCCTCGGTGACCAGTTTGAAATGGTGAATCACCGCTTCCATGCTGGTTTCCAGTTCCTGACGCGGCGGCAGACTGATCTTGCGGTTGGGGTCCTTGACCGGCCCCGGCTTGAGCCGCTTGAGCGCCTGCCGCACGATCTTGGCACTCTCGCGCAGCTCGTCGAGCCGCAGCACGAAGCGGGCCTGCGAGTCCCCGGCCTGGCTGACTGGCACATTGAAGTCATACGTCTCAAAGCCGCAGTACGGATTGGCCTTGCGGTGGTCCAGCGGCACGCCCGAGGCCCGCAGATTCGGCCCGGTCAGGCCCAGGTCGATGGCCACGTCTGCCGGGATGACGCCCACGCCCACCGCCCTATCCAGAAAAATCGGATTGGTGGCGAACATACTGGCGTACTCGTCCACATGCTTGTCGAAAGTATCCACGAACTTTTGAACGTTGTCCGTCCAGCCGTCGGGAATGTCACGCGACAACCCGCCCACCCGGAAGTAGCCCTGGTTCATGCGGTAGCCGCAGACTTCCTCGAAGAGGTCTTGCACCGCTTCCTTCTCGCGGAAGCAGTAGAAGAACAGCGTAATCGCGCCCAGGTCCATCAAGGCCGTGCCCAAGAAGACCAGATGCGAGTGGATGCGCCCCAGCTCGTGCAAAATAACGCGCACGGTGGTGGCCCGCTCGGGCACCTCGGCCTGCATCAATTTTTCCACGCCCAGCACGTAGGCCAGCTCATGTCCAAAGGAGTGCAGGTAATCGGTACGCGGCGCGTAGGTCACGCCCTGCTGGTAGGTGCGGTGCTCGAAGGTCTTCTCGAAGCCGGTGTGCAGGTAGCCCATGTGCGGCGTCACCTTGATGACGTACTCGCCGTCCATGTCCACCACCAGCCGCAACACACCGTGCGTGCTGGGGTGCTGCGGCCCCACATTGAGACTCATGATCTCGGTGTGCATCAGCGAGCCTTGCTGCGCCGTCAGCGACCCGACCCGTTCCGGACGGGTGCTCTCCTGATGGTCGGGCTGCATCTCGCTTCTCGGCAGGGTGCCGCTCTGTTTGTCCACGGGCGGACGGTCTTTGAGACTCATGATGTCACCTCAGTCCAGCAACGAATACCCCCGACCAGTGCGCCGCCTTGCTCCAAATGCTTCATTTCGGCCCCCCCTCCGGCATTACCGGCGGCTCCATCTCACCCGTACCGCCCTTGCGCAGGCTGCCGCGCCAGCCGGTCAGCCCGGCGCTCTGACCGGTCATGCCCGCCCGGAAGGCAGCGGGGTCGAGGAAACGCCCATCGCGAAACAGGGTGGGGGTCTCCTCTATCGGGAAATCCTTACGGAGCGGATGGCCTTCCAGGTCGTCGGGCGTCAGGACTTTGCGCAGATCGGGGTGGCCATCAAACACCACACCCATCAGGTCGTAGACCTCGCGCTCCAGGTAGTTGGCCGACTTCCATACCGGAAACAGGCTCGGCAGCGACTCGCCGTCTCTGAGCCAGACCCGCAGGAACAGGCGGCGGTGGTCATAGGGATGGTAGACGTTGTACAGCACGCTGAAGCGCTGCGGACGCGGCTGCACATACGCGCCGTAATCCACGCCGACGATGTCCATCAGCATGAAGCCCTCCGCCTTGAGCCGCCCGGCGACGGTCTCCAAGTCACCGACAACGATGACCGCCGTCGGCTCGGCAGCGTCCTCGGCCTTCAGGCCCAGGGACTCAATGAGCTGCCCGAGCCGGTCCAGCGGCTGCGGGGTCGGCATCTCGACCTTGTTCTCGACTTCACCGGTTCCCACCGTGAACACGGCCTTATCCTTGCCGCCTAACGCGTCCATGCGTCCACCATCGGCAGTTGGTTGCCGAGCTGATCAAAGGCCTCGCCGCGCACTTTTTTCTGAAGCTGCATCACCGCGAAGATGAGGGCCTCGGGCCTGGGTGGGCAGCCCGGCACGAAGATGTCCACCGGCACCACGCTGTCCACGTTTTGCACGATGGCGTAGTTGTTGAACATGCCGCCCGAACTCGCGCAGGCCCCCATACTGATGACCCATTTGGGGTCCGGCATCTGGTCGTAGACGCGGCGCATGATCGGAGCCATCTTCTTGCTGAGGCGTCCGGCCACGATCATCACGTCGGCCTGGCGCGGCGAGGCGCGAAACACCTCCGAGCCGAAGCGGGCCAGATCGTTGCGCCCATCAGTGGCGCTCATCATCTCGATGGCGCAGCAGGCCAGGCCAAAGGTGGCGGGCCACAGCGAGTTGCTGCGCCCCCAGGCCACCAGTTTCTCCAGGCTGGAGAAGAGAATGCCTTCCGATTCCAGTTCCTGCCAGTCGCGTTCAAAGAGTTCTTTAAGGGGCATCATTTCCTCCTGCGGAAGGACGAGATACGGGATCTAGGGTACGGGGCATAGGGAAAGAGAAGGCGTTCAATTCCATTCGAGCACCCCTTTTTTGAGGATATAGAAGTAGCCCACCAGCACCAGAATCACGAAGGTCACCATTTCCCAGAAGGCAAACGCGCCAACTTTCTGGTAAGCCACCGCCAGCGGATAGAAAAAAGCCGTCTCGATATCGAAGACGATAAACAGCATGGCGACGAGGTAAAAATGCACCGGGAAGCGCTCGCGGCCCGTGCCTTCGGGGTCGTTGCCGCTCTCGTAGGGCATCAGCTTGCTGGCGCTTGGTTTCTTTGGCCCCAGCAGAATGCTGACTATCACTGCCAGCACGCCAATGCCGCCTGCGATCAGCAGCATTACAATCAGGTGCGCGAATTCACTCATAGTCCTCCTTCTCCTGGCTGACCACGTCCACCCAGTCTCATCCGCCCCACCCTAACTTGTGCCGTTTTTCACGAGCTGAAAACACAAGGCGAATACGGATGGTTGGGTAGGGCGAGCGGAGAACACCGGGAAGCAGCAGCGAAGAGTTGCCGAAACAGTTGTGCTTACACCCTTAGTTTTACCACGCACAGCGGAAAAAAGGGTGACGCCGGGCCAGACATCGGGCAGTGTGGGCGAGACGGGCGGGCCGGTGCTGATCTGCACTCCCGAAGCCGTTGTGGAAACTGGCCCCAAGCACGGTTCAATCTGAACAAACGTCCAGCGGTACGACGAAAGCGCGCCCAGCACACCAGCACCGGACGCGGCCTTATCAGCAACCGACTCAGCTCACCAGTTCGGCGAAATCATCGTCATCTTCTTCGTCGCGGGCCAGCGGCAGCAGAAAGGTAAACGTCGAGCCGTGACCGCGCACCGACTCCACCCAGATGCGCCCACCGTGGCCCTCAATGGCCAGCTTGCAAAAGGCCAGGCCCATGCCAGTGTCGAAGCGGCCATGCAAGGTCAGGCGCGACTGCTCGAAAGCGGCGAACAGGTTAGGAATGTCGTCTGCCGGGATGCCCTCGCCGTCGTCACTCATGCTGAACTGAAGGTCGTCATTGACCTGGCGCACGCTGACGTCGATCTGGCCGCCCGCTTTGGTGTGTTTCATGGCGTTGCTGAGCAGGTTGGCGAAGATGCGGCGCAGGATGGCCGGGTCGGCGCGTGCCGGAGACAGATTGGGCGCGACCTCGACGTTGAGCTTGCGGTCACTCAAACCTGCACCCACGTCGCCCTGGGCCAGTTCGAGGACTTCGCGGAACATCGGCGAGAACATCAGCTCGAAGTCCAGGTTCATCTTTCCGGCCTGAATCTTTCGTACGTCGAGCATATTGACCGACAGGTGAAGCAGGTGCTGGGTTT
This portion of the Deinococcus rubellus genome encodes:
- the nuoH gene encoding NADH-quinone oxidoreductase subunit NuoH, with the translated sequence MPDTAWWLDLLWTVVKGVLVALALLTTFAYMTLVERRLLARMQIRWGPNRVGPLGLLQPLADAIKSIFKEDLRITKADQMVYTLAPLIAITCALTAFGGIPAGPAGSFFGLDPWVYSLDVGVIGLLAITSMGVYGIFLGGWASGSKYPLLGGLRSAAQIISYELGMGLSILGLLMLVGSASFQSIVGWQATNGWLIVFQIFAFATFLVSSFAEVNRTPFDLPEAEQELVAGYLTEYSAIKWALFQMAEYVNMITASALMSTLFFGGYKGPVFLEGIIPGISNWPFIWLILKIAFFLFLFIWVRATLPRLRYDQLMRFGWKLIFPLALTNTIITGFYLTYFRGAGLWPLAILGVIGLVLLVMLSDRARRLWNTPTHRPEAENPTAPRPRIAGGD
- the nuoG gene encoding NADH-quinone oxidoreductase subunit NuoG; protein product: MKVTVDGHSLDLPAGTSAIDAVFQAGKDVPYFCAHPYLSPVGACRMCLIESGSPRKNPDGSFIMEGEGDAATPKIFWFPKPMAACTMMATEGMQIKTAATSEVVAKSQAGMMEFTLLNHPLDCPTCDKGGACELQDRAFEYGYGASRFGFDRRHAEKHYPLSDYVILDQERCIHCKRCVRYFEEVPGQEVLDFIERSSYTFIDTAEGGLPLGFQGNITDICPVGALLDNVARFRGRNWEYDHTHTTCTLCPVGCSITVDARNGSLERIVAGENREVNEAWICDAGRFGHVFASENRLTTPMIRNEDGQLVTATWDQAVDAIRAGMAGLDAYDLAVFLNADSTLEEGIAAEAFAGLAGLASVDHWPRQPGYGADTPTLTEVAQSDGVVVLGADLGEEAPILELRILEMLRGGILPAEFHHGTAIADLRLVERPARKREKLAVISSKPSRLSEQAGFSAQLDAATALAGLTGSSDNAAVKAAADLLNKAERPVLILGAEALASLSGAARSALQTLTQRTKTKVLALPAGANARGLASLNLVPRSGGLRYDQLSQARVALVSRLDPIAEGQTRPRFLIAHDTHLTATAQQADVVLPAVTNYEKRGTTVNLEGRLLPLRPAALKNGEAADLIRALGIVAEALDVKLGIRGVRSAQTLLSERLGVNVAELPIHGLIAPLGMRYDAPAAPYTPQLWKEGMKRSDPVYSAGMIELPMASPFVAGDD
- the nuoF gene encoding NADH-quinone oxidoreductase subunit NuoF, whose translation is MTIAPPRPIISAKDPRFAPTLYANVGQLESWTLSTYLRSGGYQAVQRAFAIGNDAVIDEVKKSGLRGRGGAGFATGLKWSFMPLNDGKPHLILCNADESEPGTFKDRYLMSEDPHQLIEGMIIGGFAMRASLGYIYIRGEYVLAAERIWAAIHEARAQGFLGKNILGSGFDFDLQVHTGAGAYICGEETALMNSLEGLRANPRLKPPFPAASGLYGLPTTINNVETFCAATQILKYGWEWHAGMGTEKSKGTKLFQISGPVARPGIYELPLGTPFRELIYDWAGGPTEAIKAIIPGGVSCNMLPWTEAILDTGMDYEALAAAGSSLGTGGVTLIPKADCIVDATWNIVRFYAHESCGKCTPCREGIGSWMVRMYEKQVRGQGQPGDVQLILDMCDNIGGRSFCALADACLSSVMSSIKLFRDEYDALANTGKPIYPARKRWRQA
- the nuoE gene encoding NADH-quinone oxidoreductase subunit NuoE; amino-acid sequence: MTQIDRNYFDDKPELVADIFSRYPDSPQGKRSALMPLLREVQDAEGFIHESRMNEVAVLIGTTATEVRSVMSFYSTYHTLPTGKYHLQVCSTLMCALAGSDELWDYLVETLDVQPGEVTPGGMFSVQKVECLGSCGTAPVIQLNDEGYYEEISRARCDTLIAAMRAGQPLAPDHHPVPVMVSGDGHQYLSSGESAGGSTDVLYPLTTQAPSNGNPS
- a CDS encoding DinB family protein, whose translation is MSVPELILESFRRNARVNTAVLDHLSDADLNISYGQGGMSVAAQLAHMAGFRKDWLSEISPAHADAIDFELGPNNTLVTRDLAELRRAFTESDAAVLAAVEAALSEHRAFVGQYESHPVHFLQHTLVHDAHHRGQLMTLLRQGGHSAEQMAALERATWPIWRE
- the nuoD gene encoding NADH dehydrogenase (quinone) subunit D gives rise to the protein MHTEIMSLNVGPQHPSTHGVLRLVVDMDGEYVIKVTPHMGYLHTGFEKTFEHRTYQQGVTYAPRTDYLHSFGHELAYVLGVEKLMQAEVPERATTVRVILHELGRIHSHLVFLGTALMDLGAITLFFYCFREKEAVQDLFEEVCGYRMNQGYFRVGGLSRDIPDGWTDNVQKFVDTFDKHVDEYASMFATNPIFLDRAVGVGVIPADVAIDLGLTGPNLRASGVPLDHRKANPYCGFETYDFNVPVSQAGDSQARFVLRLDELRESAKIVRQALKRLKPGPVKDPNRKISLPPRQELETSMEAVIHHFKLVTEGFHPPIGEVYVPVETARGEVGYYIISDGGSMPYRVKIRAPSFVNLQALEYACVGGQFADLITVLATIDPVLGDVDR
- a CDS encoding NADH-quinone oxidoreductase subunit C, with product MDALGGKDKAVFTVGTGEVENKVEMPTPQPLDRLGQLIESLGLKAEDAAEPTAVIVVGDLETVAGRLKAEGFMLMDIVGVDYGAYVQPRPQRFSVLYNVYHPYDHRRLFLRVWLRDGESLPSLFPVWKSANYLEREVYDLMGVVFDGHPDLRKVLTPDDLEGHPLRKDFPIEETPTLFRDGRFLDPAAFRAGMTGQSAGLTGWRGSLRKGGTGEMEPPVMPEGGPK
- a CDS encoding NuoB/complex I 20 kDa subunit family protein, with amino-acid sequence MPLKELFERDWQELESEGILFSSLEKLVAWGRSNSLWPATFGLACCAIEMMSATDGRNDLARFGSEVFRASPRQADVMIVAGRLSKKMAPIMRRVYDQMPDPKWVISMGACASSGGMFNNYAIVQNVDSVVPVDIFVPGCPPRPEALIFAVMQLQKKVRGEAFDQLGNQLPMVDAWTR
- a CDS encoding NADH-quinone oxidoreductase subunit A, encoding MLLIAGGIGVLAVIVSILLGPKKPSASKLMPYESGNDPEGTGRERFPVHFYLVAMLFIVFDIETAFFYPLAVAYQKVGAFAFWEMVTFVILVLVGYFYILKKGVLEWN
- a CDS encoding ATP-binding protein, whose translation is MANSVKPTVLVAASNSARAVALAGCLPQVDVVYCRDGETLLRESRQQVPDAVVLYTDLSAAVPLGELLSILRGREDLGTTHFLAVGTQGLGALLSAGADALMSDSTAPEALAHLIGTLLGRARQQRELQDKNAVLLKKLDNWEHEERVRDQLVHMLVHDLKNPIAAVLGLMEIVEEDERLPKDLIELVRLSREETQHLLHLSVNMLDVRKIQAGKMNLDFELMFSPMFREVLELAQGDVGAGLSDRKLNVEVAPNLSPARADPAILRRIFANLLSNAMKHTKAGGQIDVSVRQVNDDLQFSMSDDGEGIPADDIPNLFAAFEQSRLTLHGRFDTGMGLAFCKLAIEGHGGRIWVESVRGHGSTFTFLLPLARDEEDDDDFAELVS